The window GAGGGCGAGCTCTGCTTCGGGACGGTCGACTCCTGGCTGATCTACAAGCTGACCGGCGAGCACGTCACCGACGTCACCAACGCCTCGCGGACGATGCTGTTCGACATCCACGAGCTGGCATGGGACGACGACCTGCTCGCGGAGTTCGACGTGCCGCGGGCGATGCTGCCCGAGGTTCGTCCCTCCTCGGACGACGAGCGCTACGGAACGACCGATCCCGATGGGTTCCTCGGGGCCGAAGTCCCCGTGGCGGGCGCGCTCGGCGACCAGCAGGCGGCGCTGTTCGGCCAGACCTGCTTCGACGCCGGCGACGCGAAGAACACCTACGGGACGGGGTCGTTTATGCTGATGAACACGGGCGAGGAGGCCGTCACCTCCGAGAACGGCCTGCTCACGACCGTCGGGTTCCAGCGCTCGGGCGAGCCGGCGCAGTACGCCCTGGAGGGGTCGATCTTCATCACCGGCGCGGCGATCGAGTGGCTGGAGGACCTGACGCTCATCGACGACCCCGCCGAGAGCGAGGCGCTCGCGCGATCGGTCGACTCCACGGACGGCGTCTACGTCGTGCCCGCGTTCACCGGGCTCGGCGCGCCGCACTGGGACCAGCGCGCCCGGGGGACGATCGTCGGGATGACCCGCGGGACGCGGCGCGAACACGTCGTCCGGGCGACGCTGGAGTCGATCGCCTACCAGACGCGGGACGTCGCCGAGGCCATGACCGAGGACAGCGGGATCGAACTCACGGACCTGCGCGTCGACGGCGGCGCGGTGAAGAACAACTTCCTCTGTCAGCTGCAGGCGGACGTCGTCGGCACGGAGATCGTCCGACCGGAGGTCGACGAGACGACCGCCCTCGGCGCGGCCTACGCGGCCGGTCTCGCGGTCGACTACTGGGAGTCGCTGGAGGGACTCCGCGAGAACTGGCACGTCGACCGCGAGTTCGAGCCGGATCGCGCCGACGACGTCGAGGAGCGGTACGGCCGCTGGCAGGAGGCCGTCGAGCGCTCGCTCGACTGGGCCAGAGACGAGGAGTGAGGGCGATGAACGTCGCTGTCGTCCAACTCCCGGCGGGTGCCGATCCAGAAGCCAACGGCGAACGGGCGGAGTCGCGGATCCGCGCGGCCGCCGCCGACGGTGCCGACCTGGTCGTCCTCCCGGAGATGTGGCCGGTCGGCTACTTCGCATTCGACGCCTACCGCGAGGCCGCGGAGTCCGTTCCGGGGCCGACAACCGACCGCCTCGCCGCGCTCGCGGACGAACTGTCCGTTCACCTCCACGGCGGCAGTCTCGTCGAGCGCGACGAGGACGGCGGGGGGAACGAAGGTGACCTCTACAACACCTCCGTCCTGTTCGGTCCCGACGGGACGCTCCTGGACACCTACCGGAAGATCCACCTGTTCGGCTACGACTCCGAGGAGTCTGACCTGCTCACGCCCGGGGAACGCCCCTGCGCCGTCGAGACCGAACTCGGAACGATCGGGCTGACGACCTGCTACGACCTCCGGTTCCCGGAACTCTACCGCTCGCTCGTCGATAGCGGCGTCGAGATGCTGCTCGTCACCTCCGCGTGGCCCCGCGAGCGAATCGATCACTGGCATCTGTTCGCCCGAACGCGGGCCGTCGAGAACCAGGCGTTCCTACTCGCCGCCAACCTCACCGGATCGATCCGCGGGGTCGAACTCGGCGGCGAGAGCGTCGTCGTCGATCCGTGGGGAATCGAGCGGGCGAACGCCGGAACCGAGGCGGGAAGCGCACACGCGAACGTCGGTCTCGACGAGGTCCGCGAGACGCGCGAGTCGTTTCCCGCGCTTGCGGACCGGCGGCTCTGACCGGGTTCGTGGCTTCCTGATCTCCCGCGGGGGACCGCGACGGGGACGAGCGTTTATATCCGATGACGGGACCACGGTCATCGTGACGTAACGCTCACCCCGCGCCGGGCAGCGGTTGTCCGGCACGTCGGCGCGGGAGCCGAGGGCGACGGGCGGTCGATACCGACCCGCCGCCACCGCAGGTGCCGGCTGTTCGCAAGCGGCCTCAGACGAGAGAGCCGCCGCTCTCGACGGCGCCTACCGACGAACGTTCGCTCCGCTCGGCTCGCCCACGATCTCCTCGCCGTCGTAGACGACTTCACCGCCGACCAGCGTCAGCGACGGGAAGACGCCGGTCATCCCCTCGAACGGCGTCCACCCGCACTTCGAGTGGAGGTCGTCGCCGCGGATTTCCCGTTCGTCTTCGGGATCGACGAGCACCAGGTCCGCGTCGTAGCCCTCGGCGATGCGACCCTTCTCGGGGAGGTCGAACAGCTCCGCGACGTTCGTCGCCGTGACGTCGCGGACGCGTTCGTACGCGATATCACCTCGGCGCGCTCGCTCTAAGAGCAGCGGCAGCATCGTCTCGACGCCGGGAACGCCGCTCGGGGCGTCCCACAGCCCGTTCTCCTTCTCTTCGACGGTGTGCGGGGCGTGATCCGTCGCGACGATGTCGACGTCGCCGTCGACGAGCCGCTGCCACAGCGCCGCGCGGCGCTCCTCGCTCCGGAGCGGGGGGTTCATCCGCCCGTACGTGCCGAGTTCGGTCGCGTCCTCGCGGGAGAGAAACAGGTGGTGCGGCGTCACCTCGCAGGTCGCCCCGCCGGCGACGGCGGCGTCGACGCCCTCGGGCGTGCTCGTGTGCGCGATGTGGATCGAGGCGTCGGTCGCGGCGCCGACCTCGACGGCGCGTTCGACGGCCGCCGCCTCCGCTTCCGCGCTCCGGTACTGGCTCCAGACGTCGGCGTCGGCGTCGCGGCCGACCCCGCCGGCGTCGCGCTCGCGTGCGGTCTCGTCGAACAGGTCGGCGTCCTCGGCGTGGACGGTGACGACGACGTCCGCCTCGGCCGCGCGCTCGACGGCCTCGGCGAAGAGGTCGGCGTCGATCCCCATATCGCCCGTCGAGTCGGCGAGGAACACCTCGCCGAGGGCGAACAGCGGCCGGTCGAACAGCGAGTCGGGGTCCCAGTCGGGCGTGACGCCGCCGTTGACGCCGTAGTCGACGTGCGAGTCGGCGGCGAGCGATAGCTTCTCGTCGAACGCGTCGCCGGTGACCGTCGGCGGCGTCGTGTTCGGCTGGTCGACGACCGTCGTCACGCCGCCGGCCGCCGCGCTCCGTGAACCGGTGCGCCACGTTTCCTTCTGGGAGTGTCCCGGCTCGCGAAAGTGGACGTGCGCGTCGATCGCACCGGGAAGGAGCAGCCGTTCGTCGGCGTCGACGACGCGGTCGGCGTCGTCGTTCGCGTCGCCGACGTCGGTGATGGTTCCGGCCTCGACCCGGACGTCGCAGGTTCGGCCGTCGGCGAGCCGCGCGTCGCGAAAGAGCGTCGACATACTCCGGCCTCTCGCGCGGTCGACCTAAGCGCGACGGTTCGGGGGCGACGGTACCGTGCGATCGGCCTCACCCGGGTGCGCCGCCGTACTCGTCGAGCACCGAGGAGAGAGAGACCGACCGACGGCTGCGGTCGCCGCAGAAGGAGTCACAGAGCGCGTCGACCGCGACGTCGGGGTCCGATCGACCGCCGCTCCGGGCGACGCTGCCGACCGAATCGGGGTCGAACGGCACGTCGAGCGCCTCGTAGACGGGATCGAGGACCGACGCGAGTTCGTCGTGGGCGTCGACCACGACGACGCCCGCGACGAGCGCCGTCTCGCGGCGGATCCGCTGGGCGATGCCCGAGATCTTCCCGCGGGCCTGCACGGAGTGATCGCCCGGACAGAACGACGCCTCCGGTTCGCCGCGACGCGCGGGGACGCCGAGCGACCGCAGCGCTCGCACGACGGCCGTCGTCGCGGCGTCGTACCGGGATTCGAGCCCGCGCCGGTCGTCTTCGATCGGGACCGCGACGGCGAACGCGACCGTCGTGCCCGCGTATGCGACGGCACGTCCGCCGACGCTCCGTTCGACGGCCGGGTAGCCGCGGGACTCGGCCGCCGCTCTCGCTCGCTCGTATCCGGCGGTCCGCGCGTCGCGGCGTCCGAAGGCCACGTGGCGGTGCGGGGTCCACACGCGGACCGCCGGA is drawn from Halobellus limi and contains these coding sequences:
- a CDS encoding lipoate--protein ligase family protein, which codes for MLASTADTGVPAVRVWTPHRHVAFGRRDARTAGYERARAAAESRGYPAVERSVGGRAVAYAGTTVAFAVAVPIEDDRRGLESRYDAATTAVVRALRSLGVPARRGEPEASFCPGDHSVQARGKISGIAQRIRRETALVAGVVVVDAHDELASVLDPVYEALDVPFDPDSVGSVARSGGRSDPDVAVDALCDSFCGDRSRRSVSLSSVLDEYGGAPG
- the glpK gene encoding glycerol kinase GlpK, with amino-acid sequence MKERTYVGAIDQGTTGTRFIVFDHGGQPVANAYETHEQIYPEPGWVEHDPEEIWDNTTAVIRRALDDAGIDASQLAAIGITNQRETTVVWDRESGTPVYNAIVWQDRRTTDRIEALEREGKDAWIRETTGLEPDAYFAATKAEWLLENADPIKLQRMRPEDVRDRAEEGELCFGTVDSWLIYKLTGEHVTDVTNASRTMLFDIHELAWDDDLLAEFDVPRAMLPEVRPSSDDERYGTTDPDGFLGAEVPVAGALGDQQAALFGQTCFDAGDAKNTYGTGSFMLMNTGEEAVTSENGLLTTVGFQRSGEPAQYALEGSIFITGAAIEWLEDLTLIDDPAESEALARSVDSTDGVYVVPAFTGLGAPHWDQRARGTIVGMTRGTRREHVVRATLESIAYQTRDVAEAMTEDSGIELTDLRVDGGAVKNNFLCQLQADVVGTEIVRPEVDETTALGAAYAAGLAVDYWESLEGLRENWHVDREFEPDRADDVEERYGRWQEAVERSLDWARDEE
- a CDS encoding dihydroorotase, which translates into the protein MSTLFRDARLADGRTCDVRVEAGTITDVGDANDDADRVVDADERLLLPGAIDAHVHFREPGHSQKETWRTGSRSAAAGGVTTVVDQPNTTPPTVTGDAFDEKLSLAADSHVDYGVNGGVTPDWDPDSLFDRPLFALGEVFLADSTGDMGIDADLFAEAVERAAEADVVVTVHAEDADLFDETARERDAGGVGRDADADVWSQYRSAEAEAAAVERAVEVGAATDASIHIAHTSTPEGVDAAVAGGATCEVTPHHLFLSREDATELGTYGRMNPPLRSEERRAALWQRLVDGDVDIVATDHAPHTVEEKENGLWDAPSGVPGVETMLPLLLERARRGDIAYERVRDVTATNVAELFDLPEKGRIAEGYDADLVLVDPEDEREIRGDDLHSKCGWTPFEGMTGVFPSLTLVGGEVVYDGEEIVGEPSGANVRR
- a CDS encoding carbon-nitrogen family hydrolase yields the protein MNVAVVQLPAGADPEANGERAESRIRAAAADGADLVVLPEMWPVGYFAFDAYREAAESVPGPTTDRLAALADELSVHLHGGSLVERDEDGGGNEGDLYNTSVLFGPDGTLLDTYRKIHLFGYDSEESDLLTPGERPCAVETELGTIGLTTCYDLRFPELYRSLVDSGVEMLLVTSAWPRERIDHWHLFARTRAVENQAFLLAANLTGSIRGVELGGESVVVDPWGIERANAGTEAGSAHANVGLDEVRETRESFPALADRRL